Part of the Aquimarina sp. MAR_2010_214 genome is shown below.
AAAAGGATCTAATGGATTACGTAGTGGTCGTCAAAAAGGAATCAAATCTACAGTAGATAGTCCTACTTTTTCGGCAAAATTAGATTATTATGGATTGCCTGGATTGCGTTTAGGTTTATCTGGATATTTTGGTCAAACACAAGCAGAAGATGATGTAGAAGATTTGGATGGAGCTAATGTTGGTATTTCTATGGTTGGTTTTGATGCTCGATACGCATATCAAAGATTTACTGCCAGAGGGCAATTTATTTATGCATCACTTTCTGATACAGATGATTATAACGCATTAACAGGTCGAGATCTTGGTAGTGCCTTGATGGGATGGTATGTAGAAGGAGCATTTAATCTATTGCCTACGATGAATAAACAAAAATTATTTGCCTTTGCACGTTATGAGCAATATGATACTCATGCAAGTACTGCGGGCAGTTTACAACGAAATGATGCATATAACCGTACTGATATTACCACAGGATTAAGTTATCATATTACCCCTGGGGTGGTACTAAAAGGTGATTATCAATTTAGAGATAATGCCTTATCCGGAAGTAGTGTTAAGGACCAATTAAACTTCGGTATTGGAGTTTGGTTCTAATATTTGATGATTGAAAAGTGTTTTTTACCTCATAGGTTTTGCCAAAGCCTATGAGGTTTTGACGCTTTATAAATTTGGCCTATTTTTTGAGTTATGAATACGAGTTTTTAAATACTTTTGCAAGATGAAAATTAGAATGTCTGTTGTTGTTTTGTTAGTAGTTACCTTTACACTAACTTCATTTACAAACCACTCTAAGAAAATAGAGAAAAAGGTAAATAAAGAAATTACTAATTATTTTGGTACAGAAGAATTTTCTACTGAAGCTATAAAAATCTCTGAAGCAAATAATAGTACAGTCAAATCAGAGTTTGGGAAAGATAATCTTTTAAAAATAATAAGTATAGATGGTTTATTAGGTTATGCGTATATTGGTAATGCTCCAAGTAAAACAGCTACTTTTGATTATTTGGTGATTTTTGATAAAAAATTTTCTATAGTGAAGTCAAAAGTTCTAATCTATAGAGAAGAATATGGAGGAGAGATAGGAAGCAAACGTTGGCTAAAACAATTTATAGGAAAATCTATGGATGATCAAATTAATTTTCCTGGAGATATTGATGCAATTTCTGGAGCTACAATTTCGGTAAGATCAATGACCAAAGCTTTAGATACTTTGTTGAGAAGTATAAAGACATTACATTTAAACGAAGTAATTTAATGCAGTTTCATGGTTTAATACATACTTTTCCTAAAGAGATAAAATTGTTTATCGGAGTTTTTATCATTGTATTAAGTATTGGATATTTTACCGGCTTGCTATTTGTTAATGAAACCTCGACCACCGACCCTAATGGAATTGAAGAGAATTATTTGGGTAATGAAGATGATGAGAATGCGGAAGTAATGAAATTTAAAAAAGGGGAAAGAGAAATGCTAACCATTATCCACACCCATATTTTATCTATGTCATTTATCTTCTTCTTATTAGGAGGAATACTTGCAGTAACTTCAATACATAAAAAGCTGAAACTCTTCTTAATGATAGAACCGTTTTTGTCAATTATTTTGACATTTGGAGGTATCTATTTTTTGTGGATAGGAGTTAGTTGGATGAAATACATAGTTATATGCTCTGGGATATTAATGACAGCTACTTTTAGTATAGGAGCTATCTTGGCGTTTTGGCAACTATTTCAAAAAAAATAAAAAGCACTTCTTCAAAATAGAAATGAAAGTTTTTACTTCAGAATTAACTTTTGTTCAAAGAAAAATATAAGCTTAATACTGTATTTTTGAAAAAAAGATCATAATGAAAGACTTTTTTGATTACGATGTCATGATGGCACGATATTATAAAAATATGTCTGGTAATATATTGCCTTTAGTTTCTTGGGAGTTTTATGGTGAACATCATATAGTGTTAGAAAGCTTTAAAGAAGATTTTAATACGCTAAAGAAAATTACCAAAAATTGGAATTTTAAAAGAGATTATTACCAAGAATTTATTCAAGAACAATCTGTTATTGTTATCACAAATCCTAATCTTAAAATTGTGTACGCTTCACAAAATATTCAAAAACTAAGTGGATATTCACCAAATGAGGTCATAGGTAACTCACCAAAGATATTTCAGGGCAAAGATACATGTGTTAAGACATCTGCAAAAATAAGAAGTGCGATAGAGAACGAAGCTCCTTTTGAAGTATCGATCTTAAACTACAAAAAAGATGAAACCCCATATGTCTGCGTAATTAAAGGGTTTCCTGTTCGTGATAAATATGGCGAGCTAGTCAATTACATCGCCTTTGAGAAAGCAGCATAATCAAGGATAGATTCTGTTTTAAATGTTTTTTAGGATTTCTGAATCACTAATTTCGTTTAAAATTACCGTAACGTGATAACAAATTATAAAATAACTTTCTTTACAAATTATATAGCCTACCAATAATATGACTAGAGTTAAATAATTCGATTTTTAATTAAGCAAAACGCCAAATTACTCTGTTAAAATGCAATAAATTATGTATTTTGGTTTTGCTAAAAAAACAATGTCAAAACATGATAAAAGAGATAGAACAACTATTAAATGATCAAATAAAATATGAAGCAAAAGCTTCTGCACAATATCTTTCGATGGCTAGTTGGGCAGATACCAGAGGGTATAATGGTGTAGCAGATTTTTTTTATATGCAATCAGAAGAAGAAAGAGTACATATGACTAAATTGGTCAAGTTTATTAATGAAAGAAGTGGTAATGCCGTTATCCCTGCAATAGATAAACCAAGAGATGATTTTAAATCATTGATGGAGCTTTTTGAAACATTCCTGAAAAGTGAAGAGTTTGTTACAGAAAAAATTAATAACATCATATTCGAATGCCTTGAACGTAAAGATTATAATGTACATAATTTTATGCAATGGTATGTAGCAGAGCAATTGGAAGAAGAGGCCATAGCACGTACATTATTAGATAAACTTAAAATTATAGGAGAAGACAAATCGGGTCATTACTTATTTGATAGAGATATTAATACTTTTCAAGCTGCAGAGGAGCCTAAATGATTGTTAATAAGTTAATAAAGATAAAATAGAGATTCCTTTTTTTGGAATCTTTTTTTTTTATTTTTGTGCTTTATTTAGATTTAATAAAAATTATATCAGTGCAAAGCTCAGGTACTCCATCATTATATGCTTCTTGCCCGGCTGTCAATTGTGAAACAGCCTGTGGAGGGAAAAAGAAAAAATGTTGTAAAAAATATAAAAAGAAAGGGAAATCTAATTGCAAAAGATGCCCTAAGCTTTAGTTTATAGGGTTTTATAATATATTTTGGATGTTAATCCATTCTTGAAAAGCGGAAATACACACAGGTATTTCCGCTTTTTTGTGAAAAAAAATAACTATTCATAGGGTGTTTTTCTATATAACAGTATTATAAATAGAAGTCGAATTAGAGGTTGTAGTAAATAAGAATAATATAACCTTGTTTGGCATAAAAATTGTTTTTTTAATAATGATTATTTAGACTTAGTACGTATTATGACCTTTAAACAAATTTTAAGTACTAATTAACAATTTGAATAGTTACTATAAAGTAGATTTACATTGATATGAAAAAGATTATTATAATAGTGTTCCTGATATTTTCAGGAATTAATTTGGTAAGTGCTCAGGAGTGGCTAACCAATTTTGAAAAAGCAAAAAGAATCGCGCAGGAAAATGATAAAAATATAATTTTAGTATTTGCCGGTTCAGATTGGTGTGCACCATGTATTAAATTAGAGAAACAGATTTTACATACAGAGGAATTTCAGGGATATGCCAAGAAACATTATGTATTGTTAAAAGCAGATTTTCCGCGTAAGAAAAAAAACCAATTGCCAGAAGCATTGCAAAACCAAAATAAAACATTGGCAGAGGCATATAATAAACGCGGAGGCTTTCCATTAGTTGTTGTTTTGGATAAAAATGGCAAAAAACTTGGAGAGACCGGTTATAAAAAAGTAACACCAAATGCGTACTTAGAAATACTAAGTACAATGATTAAATAATATTTTGAGATTTCTCCTTACATTTTTATGTATAGCTACAATGCATAGTAGCTTTTCACAACAAATACATAAGCGTATCCTAAAACTAATGGGAAGTCGTTTTGATATTACTGTTGTCGATAAAGATGAAGTCATAGCTAATCAATATATTGATATTGCTGTTGAAGAAATTCAGAGAATTGAAGAATTGATTTCTTCGTGGGACAAAAACTCCCAAACTTCTTTAATTAATAAGAATGCAGGGATTAATCCGGTGAAAGTTGATAAAGAACTTTTCGACCTAATAGAAAGAGCAGTTCAGATATCTAAATTAACAGATGGCGCATTTGATATTAGTTATGCCTCAATGGATCGAATCTGGAAATTTGATAATAGCATGAAAGAAATGCCTTCCGAAGAAGATGTAACAATATCAGTGGCAAAGGTAGGTTATCAAAATATAATTCTGGATAAAGAGAAATCTACAGTGTTTCTTACACAAAAAGGAATGAAAATAGGATTTGGAGCTATTGGTAAAGGATATGCAGCAGATAAGGCCAAAGACCTTTTAATAAGTAAAGGAGTAAGTGCCGGAATCATAAATGCCTCGGGAGATATGAATACCTGGGGAAAACAACCTAACGGGAGTGAATGGAAAGTTGCGATTACTAATCCTTTGAATAAAAATAATGCATTTGCACTATTACCTGTAATAGATAAAGCAGTAGTAACCTCTGGAAATTATGAAAAATACGTAACTCTTGAAGGCAAACGTTATTCTCATATTATTGATCCCAGAACAGGGTATCCATCTACTGGTATTGTAAGTGCTACAGTTTTTGCACCAAAAGCAGAGTTGGCTGATGCTTTAGCAACTTCTGTTTTTGTAATGGGAATTGAGATAGGATTAAATAGAATAAATCAATTAAAAGGAATTGAATGTATCATTATTGATGACCAAGGCAATATTCATACCTCTGATCATATTAAGATAGATAATCAATAATAATTTTTATAAAACGTACTTTATGAACAAGTTAATACCAATACTTTTAGTACTAGTACTTTCTCTAAATTCATGTGTAGCTGTAAAAGAATATGAAAAAGTACAAATCAATGATCCGGATATGGAGCTAGCTCTCAAAAAAATTGATCGCTTCGAAACCAATTTCCAAGCCTATAGAGAATCAGCTGCTGGAGCAAATGGAGGAAAAACCGGAGGAGGTTGCGGTTGTAATTAATGGTTATTAACCATATTAATAGAGAATATTAGAACATATTATAAAATCTTATAAAGTAAAGATCTTTGAAAAAACTTCCCTTAATAATAGCAATATTGTCGGTAGTGATTGTAACTGCGCAAGAGCAACAACAAGATGATACCACTGCATACAAAAAAAGAGTATTAGAATCTGCAGAAGTAGATTTTTTGATGAGTTATTATACTCAGGATGGAGATAACGCTGCGGTTACAGGTGGTGTAGGTACAGAAGAACTTACAGACCTTACCCCAACAATAGTGGTTTCTATCCCATTAAATGATGATGATGTATTAACTATAGATGCTGGGATATCAGCATATTCATCAGCTTCTTCTAGTAATGTTAACCCCTTTGACGGAAATGGTACCACCAATCCTTTTGTTGCTTCTTCTGGAGCATCAAAAAAAGATGTGTTAACAACACTATCAGGGAGCTACAGCCATAGTAGTGATGATCGAAATAGTGTGTGGTCTGCCAATGTAGCGGTTG
Proteins encoded:
- a CDS encoding porin; its protein translation is MKNKLTLLLLTITFIGFAQTRQDSIQLDPQKQINAAQRILSGNSGKAVTVGAYGEMLYNQPEGDNGELDVQRLVLLFGYRFNDQIQFVTEVEFEHVEEVFIEQAFVNYNVADNVNLRGGLMLVPMGLINEFHEPTTFNGTERPAVDNVIVPTTWRELGIGVNGRFDNISLGYQAYIFNGFKSTESDGEGGVNGFLKGSNGLRSGRQKGIKSTVDSPTFSAKLDYYGLPGLRLGLSGYFGQTQAEDDVEDLDGANVGISMVGFDARYAYQRFTARGQFIYASLSDTDDYNALTGRDLGSALMGWYVEGAFNLLPTMNKQKLFAFARYEQYDTHASTAGSLQRNDAYNRTDITTGLSYHITPGVVLKGDYQFRDNALSGSSVKDQLNFGIGVWF
- a CDS encoding FMN-binding protein produces the protein MKIRMSVVVLLVVTFTLTSFTNHSKKIEKKVNKEITNYFGTEEFSTEAIKISEANNSTVKSEFGKDNLLKIISIDGLLGYAYIGNAPSKTATFDYLVIFDKKFSIVKSKVLIYREEYGGEIGSKRWLKQFIGKSMDDQINFPGDIDAISGATISVRSMTKALDTLLRSIKTLHLNEVI
- a CDS encoding PAS domain-containing protein is translated as MKDFFDYDVMMARYYKNMSGNILPLVSWEFYGEHHIVLESFKEDFNTLKKITKNWNFKRDYYQEFIQEQSVIVITNPNLKIVYASQNIQKLSGYSPNEVIGNSPKIFQGKDTCVKTSAKIRSAIENEAPFEVSILNYKKDETPYVCVIKGFPVRDKYGELVNYIAFEKAA
- a CDS encoding ferritin produces the protein MIKEIEQLLNDQIKYEAKASAQYLSMASWADTRGYNGVADFFYMQSEEERVHMTKLVKFINERSGNAVIPAIDKPRDDFKSLMELFETFLKSEEFVTEKINNIIFECLERKDYNVHNFMQWYVAEQLEEEAIARTLLDKLKIIGEDKSGHYLFDRDINTFQAAEEPK
- a CDS encoding thioredoxin family protein, whose translation is MKKIIIIVFLIFSGINLVSAQEWLTNFEKAKRIAQENDKNIILVFAGSDWCAPCIKLEKQILHTEEFQGYAKKHYVLLKADFPRKKKNQLPEALQNQNKTLAEAYNKRGGFPLVVVLDKNGKKLGETGYKKVTPNAYLEILSTMIK
- a CDS encoding FAD:protein FMN transferase; the encoded protein is MHSSFSQQIHKRILKLMGSRFDITVVDKDEVIANQYIDIAVEEIQRIEELISSWDKNSQTSLINKNAGINPVKVDKELFDLIERAVQISKLTDGAFDISYASMDRIWKFDNSMKEMPSEEDVTISVAKVGYQNIILDKEKSTVFLTQKGMKIGFGAIGKGYAADKAKDLLISKGVSAGIINASGDMNTWGKQPNGSEWKVAITNPLNKNNAFALLPVIDKAVVTSGNYEKYVTLEGKRYSHIIDPRTGYPSTGIVSATVFAPKAELADALATSVFVMGIEIGLNRINQLKGIECIIIDDQGNIHTSDHIKIDNQ
- a CDS encoding DUF4266 domain-containing protein; protein product: MNKLIPILLVLVLSLNSCVAVKEYEKVQINDPDMELALKKIDRFETNFQAYRESAAGANGGKTGGGCGCN